A segment of the Leptotrichia trevisanii DSM 22070 genome:
ACTTCCGCCGCTTTCGCTTTATTACAATCTGCAGGAAAAACCTCCAGACTTCCTTCATTTGCAAATAAAAGACTTATATTCTCCTCACCCACCACTCTTTTTATCTCATTTTCCAGTTCCAGCAATTCATCGTGATCTTCTCCAAGGAAAAAGATTTTTGTAAAGCCTTGTTTTTTAAATTCTTCAGGAGTAATTTGCTGAGGGTATCTAGTTCTGTCAGGCTTCTTATTATAAAAATATTCCCTTAGATCTTCTGTTACAAACCAGTTTGGCCCAGCATATCCAGTTATAATAATATCTTTCCCAAATGACTTGTAATCAATATTCAGAACTTTATCCAAGTATTCTCTTTTCAGCTTATTTGAAAAAATCTCATTCCCATTTTCATCAAAAGCAACAGATCCATGTGAAGTAATTAGTGGAATTTGTACACCAAGTTCATCCATAGCCTCCTTTGCCCCTAAATAATTTCTTCCAGTCGCAATGTAAAACTTAATCCCTTTTTTTAGCAGTAATTTTACAGTTTCCCTAGTAAATTCACTTACTTTATGCTCTGCATTTAAAAGTGTACCGTCCAAATCACTTACAACAGCCTTAAACATTTGATTTTTTCTCCTTCTTTTATTGTGTTTTGATAATTTTTATAAAAATAATTTTGAAAATTCATTCATAAATTCATCTTCGTCAAAAGGTTTTGATAGAAATGCCTTTGCTCCAGCTTCCTTTCCCATTTTCATATAGTTTGGGAACATAACCATTGTGCTGCAAATCATAATTTTAGCTTCCTTATCAAAGTCAGTAATGACTTGTGTGGCTTTTAGCCCGTGCATTCTTGGCATATTTATGTCCATTGTTACAATTTCTGGATTTACCTTTTTGTACATTTCCACTGCTTCCAAACCATCGCTTGCCTCGTAAACCTTATATCCCTGATCTTCCAGAATATCCTTTATATCATCCCTAATATATGGCGTATCATCTACAACCAATGCAATTTTACTCATTATTTCCCTTCACTTTCTAATATTTATATTTTAAAGATTTAATTTTTTTAAATATACTCAAACCCTTTCAAAATCGAACTAATCTAAATTAAACAAAATTAGATTTTAAGTAAGATACTTATAACTTTGAAGTTTAGTTTTAAAGTGATTTTATAAATCAAAGAGTTCTCGCACTTTCTTTGCCATCCCGTCGTTTGCGTTACTTTCGATAATTTCAGTATCCGTCAGTTTTTCAAGCAATCTGTAAATTGAATTTTTCATTGCAAATCCAAGTCCTGTCTGAGTTATCAAGTCGTAATCATTAAATCCGTCCCCAAATGAAACAGCATCTTGTAATGCCATTCCATCTCTTAACAGTAAAAATCCCGCAGCCACAGCCTTATCACAGTCCCTTGAAAAAATTTCCAGACTTTTTTCATTTACAAATACGATATTAACTTTTCCGTTTGTTACTTTTCGTACTTCCTTTTCTATTTCCAGTAATTTTTCATGTTCGCCCAGAAAAAATATTTTTGTAAAAGCAAGTTTTTCAAAGTCATTCCGCTCAATCTGCTCCGGATACTGCTTTCTATTTGACTTTTGGGCATAAAAATAATCTCTGGCATCTTCTGTTACGTACCAGTGATTGCCTGAGAATCCATTCAAAATTATTCCTTTGTCAAATGATTTATAGTCAATCGAAAAAATTTTATCCACATATTTCTGCTCAATATTGTTGACATAAATTTCTACTCCATTTTCATCTACAATTCTGGCACCGTTTGACGTAATCAAAGGAATCTTCAATCCAATTTCGTCCATTATTTCCTTTGCTCCAACATAACCCCGTCCAGTCGCAATATAAAATTTTATCCCTTTTTCCAGCAGCAATTCAATTGTTTCCTTTGTGAACGGACTAACCTTATGCTCTTCATTTAAAAGCGTCCCGTCCAGATCACTTACAACAGCCTTATACATAAAATTTCCTCCTACAATGATTTTAGCACATTACCCCCAAAATTTGAATTAAAAATTTTTTAAACTTGCAAAAACTTGCCTAATAATGATACAATATCAAAAAGAGAAATAAAATTTATGAGGTGAAAGCAATGGGAACATTTGAAGATTATTTAAAATTTGAAGTGACTGAAGCACAAGAAGATAAAAAGCAGCTAAGAATTATAGAAAAAATTTCTTTGTCAAGCGAAACTGAAAAAGCTATCAGAAATATAGATAAAGATATTACAATTATCGCCGTAGCACAAGTTTATTGTCCAGATTGCCGTGCAACTGTCCCTTTCCTAAAAAAATTCAGCGACTTGAATAATAAAATAAAAATTGACTACCGTTCAAGAGAAACTGCCAAAGAATTTTTTCCAAATACAGATGAAAAAATAAAAATACCTACATTAATTTCGTATGTAGATGGGAAATATAATACTTTCTGGAGTGAATTTCCAACTGTGGTAAGAAAAGAAATGGAAAAAAATTCAGAAAATTTTGAAGACATTAAATACAGTTTCAGAATTGGAAAATTTAATGTACAAATTGAAAAAGAACTGGTTGATTACTTGACTTCTTTATAAAATAAAAAAATAAAAAGCAGGGAATAAGAATTTTTTACATTTTTTTCCTTGCTTTATTTGTACACTCCCTCTTTTTTCAAATTCAAACTGATAAGACTAAACAAATCAGAAGCGTTATAGCTTAACTTTAGCTTTTTATTTTCAAAAAGAATGCAAGAATATTCAAAATCCAAAATTGTAAAGGATAAAAAATATAGAAAAACCATTTGTGAATTGGTGCCTTGCTTCCTTTTTTTCCATTGTATAAAAATATGAATGGCAAAAATAAAAATGTTAAACCGTCGCTGTTATAGCAAAAACTATCAAACCATGCTCTTGAATTAGGGTATTTAGCAGGATTTAACGATGGCGTAAATAATGGAATATATAACATATTCAAAACCAAAAATGTTATTACTTGCTTTTTTCTATTTCCATAAAATGCCCAAAAACTAATCATTGTAAACAAAGTCTGTATTCCACCTTCAAGCCCCATGATATAATTTCCAATCACAATAGGAACAAAAGAAAATACCAATCCCAAAATAAAAAGAAAAATTCCTAAAATATTATAAATTACTTTTTTACTACTTCTCCCTTTTTGCAAGAAATAAATTATTGTAAATCCAATCGCAAGACTTAAAAAAATATTATCTATTATTTGATATCTTTCTCCTAGTATAATAAATGAAATTACATTTCCAAATTGCATCAAAATAGCGGCTATCCACAATCTTGCCATATATTTTTTACGATTTCTTGTATGATAAAAGCCTTCCACTGTAAAAAATGCAAATAATGGTGCCACAAATCTTGTGATTAAATGAATCCAAGATGGTAAAAATCCTGAAAATGCAAAAAATACTGAGTCTAAAAACATAAAAAATAAAGCAATATATTTCAACTGATTTGTATTTAATTTTTTCATAAAATCCTCCTCAAATATTATTTTGTAAAAAATTATAACACTTTTATCAGATAAATTTATAATATTTTATATAAAATAATCTTTATTATTAAAAATAAATAAAATATTTTTAAAAATTGAACTAATAAATATAAAATTTTTATATTTGAAAAAATAAGCACATTATTTTAATATATTTAGGTGTTGCACTTTGATTATAAAATTCATATTACAAATTCCAAAGTAAAAATTCCCAATCCTCATCTTTAATTTCTTCATTATTTTTACAATTACAAATTTTTTCATAAAAAACCCTATACATCTTGCTTTTATACTTAAAAACCTTCATTTTATTCAAATTCTTCTCCAAAAACGAGTTTTCATAACTTCCAATCATAAAAAAATCACAATTATAGCCTTTATTTTGAATAAATTTTACAGCTTTTCTAAATTCATTTTTATTTTTTTTCTCATCTGCATTTTTGTTCTTTAAAATAAAATCCGCATACAAAAAATTTGAAATTTTATTAATTTCAGGCATTTCTGGATATCCAAAAAATGCTATCACTTTTCTAAAGTTATACAAAAATTTATAAATTTTTTTATAGTCCATCACAACATATTTTTTATTAGCCTTATTTTTCAAGTGAATTTCAAAATTTCCATAATTTAAAATTTCTTCATCGTTTACTGCCAAATCACCTTTTCTATTATTTTTCAAACTAAAAAATACAATGTTTTTATAAAATTCATAAATTGGCATACTTTTTCGCCTTTTTGTCAAGATTCTTTGTGCTATTTTATTTTCTTCAAGAATAGTCGTAATTACAGTTTTTACTCCACATTTTTTGGCTTCTGTTATTAACATTTTGTAAGGCTTGCCAAAATTGACTTTATTCCGATATTCTTTTTTTATTCTAAATGAATTTAAATACCCGATATTATTTTTAAAAATAGAACAAGCTCCAACACCAACAAGA
Coding sequences within it:
- a CDS encoding HAD-IIB family hydrolase codes for the protein MFKAVVSDLDGTLLNAEHKVSEFTRETVKLLLKKGIKFYIATGRNYLGAKEAMDELGVQIPLITSHGSVAFDENGNEIFSNKLKREYLDKVLNIDYKSFGKDIIITGYAGPNWFVTEDLREYFYNKKPDRTRYPQQITPEEFKKQGFTKIFFLGEDHDELLELENEIKRVVGEENISLLFANEGSLEVFPADCNKAKAAEV
- a CDS encoding response regulator, giving the protein MSKIALVVDDTPYIRDDIKDILEDQGYKVYEASDGLEAVEMYKKVNPEIVTMDINMPRMHGLKATQVITDFDKEAKIMICSTMVMFPNYMKMGKEAGAKAFLSKPFDEDEFMNEFSKLFL
- a CDS encoding Cof-type HAD-IIB family hydrolase, whose translation is MYKAVVSDLDGTLLNEEHKVSPFTKETIELLLEKGIKFYIATGRGYVGAKEIMDEIGLKIPLITSNGARIVDENGVEIYVNNIEQKYVDKIFSIDYKSFDKGIILNGFSGNHWYVTEDARDYFYAQKSNRKQYPEQIERNDFEKLAFTKIFFLGEHEKLLEIEKEVRKVTNGKVNIVFVNEKSLEIFSRDCDKAVAAGFLLLRDGMALQDAVSFGDGFNDYDLITQTGLGFAMKNSIYRLLEKLTDTEIIESNANDGMAKKVRELFDL
- a CDS encoding thioredoxin family protein encodes the protein MGTFEDYLKFEVTEAQEDKKQLRIIEKISLSSETEKAIRNIDKDITIIAVAQVYCPDCRATVPFLKKFSDLNNKIKIDYRSRETAKEFFPNTDEKIKIPTLISYVDGKYNTFWSEFPTVVRKEMEKNSENFEDIKYSFRIGKFNVQIEKELVDYLTSL
- a CDS encoding TraX family protein, with translation MKKLNTNQLKYIALFFMFLDSVFFAFSGFLPSWIHLITRFVAPLFAFFTVEGFYHTRNRKKYMARLWIAAILMQFGNVISFIILGERYQIIDNIFLSLAIGFTIIYFLQKGRSSKKVIYNILGIFLFILGLVFSFVPIVIGNYIMGLEGGIQTLFTMISFWAFYGNRKKQVITFLVLNMLYIPLFTPSLNPAKYPNSRAWFDSFCYNSDGLTFLFLPFIFLYNGKKGSKAPIHKWFFYIFYPLQFWILNILAFFLKIKS
- a CDS encoding GNAT family N-acetyltransferase is translated as MRKIEFKIIQNSNYSDEIRNILDEEEMESLIQVKYEKVPNLFESLQKDSEKTPIIVVGIDTENDNLVGVGACSIFKNNIGYLNSFRIKKEYRNKVNFGKPYKMLITEAKKCGVKTVITTILEENKIAQRILTKRRKSMPIYEFYKNIVFFSLKNNRKGDLAVNDEEILNYGNFEIHLKNKANKKYVVMDYKKIYKFLYNFRKVIAFFGYPEMPEINKISNFLYADFILKNKNADEKKNKNEFRKAVKFIQNKGYNCDFFMIGSYENSFLEKNLNKMKVFKYKSKMYRVFYEKICNCKNNEEIKDEDWEFLLWNL